The Calothrix sp. PCC 7507 DNA segment AACGTTTCTTCGGAAGCGTTAGACAACGGTCATGGACTTCTGAATGATATTCTCTTCAAGTTATTCCCTGGAAACAATGACTTGGTGCTGAAATTTAGCCAAGCTTTTGAAGTGAGAGAGTTTCATTTGGGAGATCAACTCAGTAGCCACAATATATTGACTACAGCAGACAAATCTGTTCATCCTGAACAAAACTACCAGGGTTTTTACATAGTTTGTCAAGGGCAAGTGCGATTGGTGGGTTTTGATATGGCTGCACAACGGGAAGTTGCAGCAGTGCTGCTGGAAGCGGGGGAAACCTATGGTGCAGATGAGCTATTTGACGATCGCCCATTAGCTTATCGAGCGATCGCCGCTAGCACGGGTATAATCGCCTTTATATCCATAAGCAAGCTCTATTCGTGGTTGGATCAACTGACTCAACTTGTAGACTATTTGCACCAAGTTGTAGTTTCTCGGCAAACTCTGCTGTTCTTCAAAACGGCTGTAGATTTGCACAAACCTAAAGAAACCCAGCGAACCAAGGAAGTAGTTGCACGTCAGAGATTACTCTCCAGCCACACTCTCAAAAAACTTTTACCTTATTTAGTAGAAATACAAATACCTGCTGGTGCGGTAATTTCTCAATCAACTCCTGCCAAAAGTGGCTGCTTTTGGCTACGCAATGGTCAAATTCTCAGTCGAGAAAACTCATCGCCGCCACCTAGTATAGGCGATCGCTGGGGATATCCTCAGCAGATACCAATTGATTGGATTGCCGAAACAGATTTATCAGTTTACAAGCTATCTAGAGAATATTGGGAAACTGCTCAAGCCATTATCCCAGTGTTAGTAGACTCCGAGGAGGCGACAGAGGGTAGCCGCAACCATCGCCCCGTCGCCTCAACGATAGTTTATACTCAGCCGCAACCATCGCTTAATTCAGAACAGCCACAATTACCGCCAACTGAATCTCAACCAATAGCCTTTCCCCAACCCAGCAAACGCCGTCGTGCTTTATTCGGCCAACGCTATCCTTTCATTCAACAACAAAGTACTTCTGATTGTGGTGCAGCTTGCTTGGCCATGATCTCCCAGTACTGGGGTAAAAAATTTAGCATAAATATGCTGCGGAATTTATCGGGGGTCGGTCGTGCTGGAGCCTCTCTGAAAAGCCTAGCTACAGCCGCAGAAAGTTTAGGATTCCAAGCTAGACCAGTGCGGGCAAGTTTTAACCGTTTAGTCGATGAAAAACATCCTTGGCTTGCACATTGGCAGGGGGATCATTATGTAGTTGTCTACCGAGTCAAGAGCAATCAAGTAATAGTTTCCGACCCGGCTGTTGGACGACGCAAACTTAGCCATCAGGAGTTTCAAGACAGCTGGACTGGATATGCACTACTACTAACACCAACACCTTTATTAGAGAAAGTACCTGCTTCCAAACCTTCTCTAGGGCGATTTTGGGGCGCATTTTTGCCCTATCGCTCAATGTTAGTGCCAATCATCGCCGCCTCTTTAGTGCTGCAAGTTTTTGGTTTGGTGACTCCGCTGTTTACGCAGATTATTCTTGACCAGGTGGTGGTACAAAAAAGCTTAAGCACCTTACATGTGTTTGTCATCGGTTCGCTGTTATTTAGCCTTTGGCGCATCGGCTTGGTCAGCATTCGTCAATACATGCTGGACTATTTTTCTAACCGTGTAGACTTGACTCTGATTAGTGGCTTTATCACCCATGCGTTGAATTTACCCCTAGAGTTTTTTGCTACGCGCCATGTCGGTGACATCATCACCCGCGTGCAAGAAAATCAGAAAATCCAGTTGTTTCTCACCCGTCAAGCCGTGGGTGCTTGGTTAGATGCTCTGATGGCAATTGTCTATGTCGGGCTAATGTTCTATTACAACTGGCAGTTAAGCTTATTAGTCTTGGCATTACTACCACCGATTATCCTGTTAACTGTGTTTGCTAGCCCGATTTTACGCCAAGTTTCGCGGGAAATCTTTAATGAAGCTGCCAAACAAAACTCCTCTTTAGTGGAGATGCTCACCGGAATTGCTACCGTTAAGGCTGCAGCAGCAGAAAAAGAGTTGCGCTGGCTGTGGGAAGACCATTTGACAAGTACAGTTAACGCTCAATTTCGGGGTCAGAAATTGGCACTTGGCTTACAGGGAATTAGTGGGTTAATTAATACTTTGGGTAGTACAGCATTGTTGTGGTATTCATCGACATTGGTGATTCAAAACCAGCTGAGTATTGGTCAATTGGTGGCATTCAATATGCTCATTGGTAACGTTATCGGCCCAGTTTTATCGCTGGTTGGTCTTTGGGATGAATTGCAAGAAGTGATGGTTTCTGTGGAACGCCTGGATGACATCTTTAATGCTCAACCAGAAGAAACTCCCGAACAATCAATGCTAGTTCTGCCCAAGTTGCGGGGCGAGGTGGAGTTTGAAAATGTCACTTTTCGCTACAATCCAGATGATGAGCGGAATATCCTGCAAAATATTTCTTTTGTAACTCATCCTGGTCAAACGATCGCTATTGTCGGTCGTAGTGGTTCTGGCAAGAGTACTTTAGTCAGTCTACTACAAGGTTTATATCACCCTACCAAGGGCAGAATTTTGGTAGATGGGCATGATATTCGCCATGTTTCCCCGCAGTCTTTACGTCGTCAATTAGGGGTAGTGCCCCAAGAGTGTTTTCTGTTTTCTGGCACGATTTTAGAAAATATCACTCTTTATCGCCCAGAATACAGTTTAGAGGAGGTAATTGAAGTTGGGAAGTTGGCAGAAGCACATGCTTTTATCCAAAGTTTGCCGCTAGGATACAACACAAAAGTGGGTGAAAGGGGTTCGACTCTATCAGGGGGACAGCGACAAAGAATTGCGATCGCTCGTGCTATTTTAAGTAACCCCCGAATCATCATCCTCGATGAAGCCACCAGTTCTCTCGATACGGAATCAGAGCGGCGTTTTCAGCAGAATT contains these protein-coding regions:
- a CDS encoding peptidase domain-containing ABC transporter: MKQMLGVEGNVSSEALDNGHGLLNDILFKLFPGNNDLVLKFSQAFEVREFHLGDQLSSHNILTTADKSVHPEQNYQGFYIVCQGQVRLVGFDMAAQREVAAVLLEAGETYGADELFDDRPLAYRAIAASTGIIAFISISKLYSWLDQLTQLVDYLHQVVVSRQTLLFFKTAVDLHKPKETQRTKEVVARQRLLSSHTLKKLLPYLVEIQIPAGAVISQSTPAKSGCFWLRNGQILSRENSSPPPSIGDRWGYPQQIPIDWIAETDLSVYKLSREYWETAQAIIPVLVDSEEATEGSRNHRPVASTIVYTQPQPSLNSEQPQLPPTESQPIAFPQPSKRRRALFGQRYPFIQQQSTSDCGAACLAMISQYWGKKFSINMLRNLSGVGRAGASLKSLATAAESLGFQARPVRASFNRLVDEKHPWLAHWQGDHYVVVYRVKSNQVIVSDPAVGRRKLSHQEFQDSWTGYALLLTPTPLLEKVPASKPSLGRFWGAFLPYRSMLVPIIAASLVLQVFGLVTPLFTQIILDQVVVQKSLSTLHVFVIGSLLFSLWRIGLVSIRQYMLDYFSNRVDLTLISGFITHALNLPLEFFATRHVGDIITRVQENQKIQLFLTRQAVGAWLDALMAIVYVGLMFYYNWQLSLLVLALLPPIILLTVFASPILRQVSREIFNEAAKQNSSLVEMLTGIATVKAAAAEKELRWLWEDHLTSTVNAQFRGQKLALGLQGISGLINTLGSTALLWYSSTLVIQNQLSIGQLVAFNMLIGNVIGPVLSLVGLWDELQEVMVSVERLDDIFNAQPEETPEQSMLVLPKLRGEVEFENVTFRYNPDDERNILQNISFVTHPGQTIAIVGRSGSGKSTLVSLLQGLYHPTKGRILVDGHDIRHVSPQSLRRQLGVVPQECFLFSGTILENITLYRPEYSLEEVIEVGKLAEAHAFIQSLPLGYNTKVGERGSTLSGGQRQRIAIARAILSNPRIIILDEATSSLDTESERRFQQNLQRISRDRTTFIIAHRLSTVRNADTILVIDRGIIVEHGTHENLIALRGLYYHLAQQQIDV